The sequence CGCGTCTGACCAGTACGTGCTGGGAGCACCGCTGTTCAAAAAGGTGACGGCTACGCTCGAAAACGGCAAAAAAATCGTGATCAACGCCCCCGCCAACAGTGACCAGAATCGCTATATCGGGCAATTAACAGTAAACGGAAAACCCTATAGCAAAAACTGGCTCAGCCACCGTGAACTGCTCAACGGGGCCGTTATCAACGCTACCATGACGCCTAAACCGAATCAGCAACGGGGCACCCAACCGGCCGATTTCCCTTACTCCTTCTCGACTCAGAAATAAGCGCGAAGCAGGTTCGCTACATCTCTAATTCACGCACGGCGCAACGCAGCAGTTGACGGTCTACCAGCCTCAATTGCTGCGTTGCGCCATTGCCGTTTTCGGGCAGTTAACAACGAGTTTATTAAGCTTATTTCATCCTGTCTATCAGCAGTTTATTCACGCCAATTTACCATATACCTTACGGGCAATCTGGCCGAAATTAATGGCCCGAATCGCCCTCCATGAATCCCTACCACACTAGTTGGCTCTTAAAAACAATAAATATAAATTTTCGTAGGCCAGACCTTTATTAGACACTATCCTACGGGGGTGCTTTAAAACATTTCCATTGTATTCTAATGTCTTTCTTACCCCGTTTTAATGTCACGGGCGGTGTTTTGTGTCATTCAACCTGACACAAGCTATGCAACACCAGACTTCGCCTTCGATTTTGCGCCACGGTTTTGGGCTGCTACTCGCCTGTGCAGTGATGCCCCGCCCGCTGACAAAGCCCGCTTTTGTTGAGTCAATTCAATTGCCCGACTCAGCCATTAAAGCCGAAGCGCCGCCGCCCCATTAGCGCTTCCGACGGGCGCGCTACGTTGCTCCTTAGCGCGGTCCTTAGCCTTGATCAACAGGCCTCCTCGTTCACTATCAATAGTTTACACCAATACCCCACAATCATTCGTGGGTTAGGCATTTGCCGCTCTCAGTACAATACGTACCCGAACTTCCCCTTTTCACTACGGCTATTTAACGCTTTCCGTAAACAATAAAACACCATGAATCGAGTACTCGTGCTTATCAGTCTGTTTGGTTTTTTGGGCCTTGCAAGCTGTGAAAAAAAAGAAGAAAAGAAAGAAGAAGAGGTCAGCTTCCGGGTGACCAGCCCCTTGCAGAAAGACACGATGGTGACCAAAGAGTACGTGTCACAGATTCATGCCATTCAGCACATTGAGCTGCGCGCGCTGGAAAAGGGCTATCTGCAAAAGATTTTCGTCGACGAAGGGCAGGCCGTTAGGCAGGGGCAGCTGATGTTCCAGATTATGCCGATTGTCTATCAGGCTGAACTGCAAAAGTCAGAGGCCGAGGCCAACTACGTCGACATCGAGTACCGCAACACCAAACGGCTGGCCGACAGCAACATCGTGTCGAAAAATGAGCTTGCCCTGTCTAAAGCCAAGTTCGACAAGGCCAAAGCCGAAGTGAATCTGGCCAAAACGCACCTGCAATTCACGACGATCAAAGCACCCTTCAATGGCATCATGGATCAGTTCCGGGTACGTCAGGGCAGCATGGTCGATGAGGGCGATTTGCTCACGACCCTGTCGGACAACAGCAAGATGTGGGTCTATTTCAACGTACCTGAGGCCGAGTATCTAAACTTCAAGACGCACGCCAACGGACCGCAGAACGTACACCTGCTGATGGCCAACAACGAGCGATTCCCCTACGCCGGCGTTGTGGAGACCATCGAAGCCGATTTCAACAACGAGACGGGTAACATCGCTTTCCGGGCCACATTCCCCAACCCCAAAGGGCTGCTGCGCCACGGCGAAACGGGCAGCATTGAAATGACGGTACCCCTCAAGAAGGCGCTGATCATTCCGCAGAAAGCCACGTTCGAAGTACTCGAAAAGAAATACGTCTACGTGGTTGACAGCAAGGGCGTGATCCGGTCGCGGGAGATCAGCATAGCGGCCGAGCTACCGCACATTTTCATCGTTCGGGATGGTCTCAATAAAGACGACAAGATCCTGCTGGAGGGCTTGCGCCAGGTGAAAGAGAACGAAAAAATACACTACAAGTTTGAGCAGCCTGCCTCTGTCATCGCCAATCTGGGTCTGTATGCCGAGTAGAGAGAACTGATGTACAATGCGTAATGAACAATGTACAATGAGTGATGTAGCGTGAAAAACAATAGTCACGGTCTAGTCACACCTCATTTAGCACATAGTGTTCGCCTACCCCATACATTGTACATTATCCATTTTTCATTATACATTCTTAAGCAGAAACTATGTTTGCTAAATTCATACGCAGGCCCGTTTTCGCAATCGTGATTTCGATCATGATTGTCTTTATCGGCGTACTGGCTATTAAGAAGTTACCGATTTCACAGTTCCCCGATATTGCGCCGACGACGGTCAATATTTTCATTGCCTATCCCGGTTCCAGCGCCGACGTGCTGGTTAA comes from Fibrella aestuarina BUZ 2 and encodes:
- a CDS encoding efflux RND transporter periplasmic adaptor subunit, whose amino-acid sequence is MNRVLVLISLFGFLGLASCEKKEEKKEEEVSFRVTSPLQKDTMVTKEYVSQIHAIQHIELRALEKGYLQKIFVDEGQAVRQGQLMFQIMPIVYQAELQKSEAEANYVDIEYRNTKRLADSNIVSKNELALSKAKFDKAKAEVNLAKTHLQFTTIKAPFNGIMDQFRVRQGSMVDEGDLLTTLSDNSKMWVYFNVPEAEYLNFKTHANGPQNVHLLMANNERFPYAGVVETIEADFNNETGNIAFRATFPNPKGLLRHGETGSIEMTVPLKKALIIPQKATFEVLEKKYVYVVDSKGVIRSREISIAAELPHIFIVRDGLNKDDKILLEGLRQVKENEKIHYKFEQPASVIANLGLYAE